The sequence ACTGAAAATCAACAAGGCCAACGAAACAGAAACCGGGACAGTATTGTTTCAGACAAATTGGTCTGGACGGGCCGAGATGGGTCTTGCCGGAGAGGATGATTGGTCAATCAAGGTCAGTCCCGAAGGCAACGCATGGAAAACGGCACTGCGCGTCGATGCTACCAGCGGCCGCGTCGGTATCGGGCCCGAAGCGGACACCGCCCAGCAACTGAGTGTCACGGCCGATGCCACCGAACCCACTATTCAGGTTCGCAATGCCGGTGGGAACGGCGGCGCAACCTTTCGAATGATCGATGACACCTCCGGCAGTGATTGGAAATTCAAAACCACGGGTGATGGCTCTTTCAAATTACGTGACCATGCCAGCGGATTGGACGTGCTCTATCTTGAAAAGGCAACCCGCGTTTCTGATTTCGTCGGGCCGCTACGCCCGGCCAGCTTCACCGTTGCCACCCTGCCCGATCCGATCGCAGCCGGGGCCGGATCTATGGTTTTCGTCAGTGATGTAAGTGGCGGTGCGGTGCCTGCCTTCTCTGACGGGTCCGAGTGGCGTCGAATGACCGACCGCGCTGTCGTGACCTGATCGATTTTCCCCGCGAAAACGAACATCCAAATCTAATGCCGCGGCCCCAATCACTTTGGATTGGGGCCGCAATGCCATGGGTATGACTTCGGCCTTGCAAACCAATCTCTTTGCAAAGCCCGGGTAATGGCGTATTCCCGCGTGATCCAAGCCAAGCGGGGCCGCCCATGAACATGCTTTCCACCTTCGTCAAACCCATGCACCCGGAGGGCCGCAAGTTCGTGGCCATTTTCGCGGCGATTACCCTTGTCCTGTTCCTGATCTGGGATGT comes from Roseovarius bejariae and encodes:
- a CDS encoding DUF2793 domain-containing protein, translating into MSDISPNLQLPFLQPSQAQKHVTHNTALERLDILVQLRLQEVSATTPPAVPVEGQIFALGSGATGDWAGHDGELAIYLNGGWDFEPPLEGWQAVDLSTGAFLVWQNGAWQAPALPHDNLEGVGIATTSDATNRLALASPAALFSHAGAGHQLKINKANETETGTVLFQTNWSGRAEMGLAGEDDWSIKVSPEGNAWKTALRVDATSGRVGIGPEADTAQQLSVTADATEPTIQVRNAGGNGGATFRMIDDTSGSDWKFKTTGDGSFKLRDHASGLDVLYLEKATRVSDFVGPLRPASFTVATLPDPIAAGAGSMVFVSDVSGGAVPAFSDGSEWRRMTDRAVVT